A segment of the Gammaproteobacteria bacterium genome:
CAAAGCGCTGACCGCGCTTTGCGAGCGCGAACAGGTGTCACGGGCCGCGCTCATCCGCGACCGAGTATCTGTCGGCCAGGGCGACCAGTGTGCCGGATCAGGCGTTCGTGCTTTGGCGCGGTCGCGGCGAGGATGGACTGAGCTACCAGGAACGTCTGCGCAGCAACCGGTGCGTGCCTTCCTGCAGGGGTTCACGCAGCTTGCGATCGACGCCAACGTAGCCGAACGAGCGGTCGGGATTCGCAAGAGCGCTTCGATCCGTTTGCCGGACGCCATCATCCGCGCCAGCGCCCAGTCGCACTGGGCTTTGTTGGTGACCCGCAACACGCGCGACTTTCCGCCGTCCGATCCCGGCGTACGCATGCCGTATCGGCTGTAGGTCGAATCTTGATGTAGCCTGGATGGAGTGCAAGACAATCCGGGCGTCCCGCAAGCTTGTGACGCTTCGCTCCCGGATTCCACTTCGTTCGTCCGGGCTACAGGGAAAATTGAAACGGACACTGGCATGGCAACCCGCGACCCGCGAATCGACGACTACATCGGCCGCTCGGCGCCATTCGCGCAGCCGATCCTGCGGCATTTGCGCGACTGCGTGCACAGCGCCTGCCCGGACGTTCGGGAAACCATCAAATGGTCGGCGCCGTTCTTCGAGTACCACGGTCCGCTGTGCCATATGGCGGCCTTCAAGCAGCATTGCGCCTTCGGATTCTGGAAGGCCAAGCTGGTGTTTGAAGATCAGGATTCCCCGCCAGCGGGAATCGAGCCGGCGATGGGGCAACTCGGCCGCATCACCGAGCTGTCGGACCTGCCGGACGAAGCGGTGCTGCGGGCCTGGCTGCACAAGGCGATGCGGATCAACGAAGCCGGAACGCCGTCGCCCAATCGATCCAAGGCTCGCGAGCCGCGAGCGCTTCCGGAACTGCCCGACGATCTGGCCGAGGCGCTGCGAAACAAGCCGGCGGCGCAGGCCTGCTATGAGGGCTTCAGCCCCAGCAACAAGCGCGAGTATCTGGAGTGGATCATCGAAGCCAAGCGTCCTGAAACGCGGGCGAAACGCCTGGAGACCGCCGTTCAGTGGATGGCCGAAGGCAAGACGCGCAACTGGAAGTACGTGAAGTGCTGACCGCGCAGGTTTTCCGGTCTGCTGGGCCGGTGTCGCCGGGCGGCGACAGTTCAGAACGCTAAAGCCTGCCTATTAGCCAATCAAGGACTGTGCCCACGTAGCTCCCCGCAGCGTAGGCAGCCAAACAGACGAGCCAAAAGCCGAGCGCCTGCACCGATGACCATGCAGCGTGGCGCCATTGCATCGAGCGAAAGAAATACAACGGTACGCCAACAATCGGAAGCAGGGCGACCCAGAATGCAGCAGCACGGGGCGCCTTGATGCCCCGGCTATCTGCGTGTGCTTTACACCAGGAAAATCCCAGCACCATGAGAACGAACATGTGCGCAAGCGCGAACTCGTTCATTGTTTGGCCGGCCACGCCAAAAGCGCCTTCCACGGAACCACTCATGACGAACGAAACTAGAATTATCCAGAGATACAGTTTGGCTCGGTTCATCAATCGCCAACATTCAGATTCAGGCGCGTGGATCGCCCGGTAAATAGAAGCCGCTCACCTTTTTGAAGGCCTCCGAAGTGGCCTTGCCGGGCCAGCCGTCGGGTTTCACGAAGATGCCGGAATAGGTGTTGAGCCAAGTCTGAAGATTCTCCGCCTTTTCGCGTTCGGTCTGTGAGTTTGGGCGGCTTGTGGCGTAGCGGCAGATCAGCGGTGTCGATTGGGTTTGCGTGAGGGGTTGATCGGTAAACGCGATCTCGCCGCGTTCGCTCAGGCGCCGCAACAGCACGGCGGCGCCGATCTGCCTGGAGACGGCGGTATCCCTCCAGGTGCCGTCGGCCACGTACTTGCCGCTGCGATAGTGCTCCGAACCGGCCCACAGATACGGTGACAGCACGTGCGCGTGATACAGCCGATAGCCCCAGCCGTTGTAGCCCTCCAATTGATACAGCGTGCCGGCGAGGCTCCAGTCGGTGGCGGCGTCGAGTCGCCGCAATGCCAGCGCATCTGCGGCGCTTTGTTCCCAGGTGAATGGCGGCTCGCCCGGCGGCCGACCGGCCGGCACATGAGTAGTGCGTGCCGTCAGCGGATCGCCGTTGTGCAGGTGCCGGTCAAAGCGCAGGCCGGTTTCGAGACTGTGCACGGCGCCGATGAAGAACCACGGCACGCCGCTGTTGGTGGCCGCCGCAACGTAGCGCGTCTTGTGCTGCAGGATCGTACCGACCGTGCTTTCGACCTCACCGAACGCCGCATCGCGCACACGGCAGGTTTCGAACAGGGTTTCGTATTCGGCACGCAGCGATGCCGTCAGGTTCACCTTGGCCATGTGTCTCTCCCTCGCGGCCCGATTGGCGGAATCAGCTTACGCCGGGACGATCGCTGCGCGCGTCCCCGATTCGGGGGACTTATGAAGAGCTTCATTTGCTCTGCTTGAGCCAGCACGACCGCGGCAGTGCCGTATTGCCCAGCTTTGAATCTCGGGTGCCCAAAGCGGTTTACGAAACTGTCGCCGCTTTGTTGCTAAGCTGCGCGCCGTCGGACGTCGCCGGCGTCCCAAACTCGAGCGTTGCCGCCATGCAAGTCATCCCGTTCGATCTGGAAGGCGAGTTCGTCGAACTCAATCAACTGCTGAAACTGGTGGGCCTGTGTGACAGCGGCGGCGCCGGCAAGGCGATGGTCGCGAGCGGCGTGGTGTCGGTGGACGGTCAGATCGAATCGCGCAAGACCTGCAAGATCCGCGCGGGGCAGAAGGTCCACATCGGCGACGCCTGCATCGAAGTGCGCGCCGCCGGCTGATGGCGTCGCTTCCGAGACTGGCGATCTTCGTCGACGTACAGAACGTCTACTACACCTGCCGCCACACCTATTCCCGGCATTTCGACTACAACCGTTTCTGGGCGCAGGCCACGGCGGGACGCGAACTGGTCAGTGCCACCGCCTACGCCACCGATCGCGGTGACGCCAAGCAACGTCAGTTTCAGAACATCCTGCGCGGCATCGGCTTCGAGGTGAAGCTCAAGCCCTTCATCCAGCGCGCGGACGGTTCCGCCAAGGGCGATTGGGACGTGGGCATCACGCTGGACGTGATCGAAACCGCGCCCGAAGTCGATGTGGTGATCCTGCTCTCTGGAGACGGCGACTTCGATCAGCTTGCGCAGCGTGCTATCGAAAAGCACGGCGTACGCTTCGAGGTCTACGGCGTGCGCGAACTGACCGCCGCCTCCCTGGTCCATGCCGCCTCGCAATTCAATCCGATCACGCAGGACCTGCTGCTGTAGCACCGCCCGGCGCGGCTGTTGTGCTGCTCCCATATGGCCTTATGCTCGGCTTGTTCCGTATTCAGATTTGGAGATTCACGCGTGAGATCGCTCTGGCCGCAGTGTCTGTTTGTTCTCCTGTTTCCGCTTGTGGCCTGCGCCGCCGCCGAGGTGCAGAGCGGCCCCGGCCGCGCGGCCGTGGCCAGCGCCCACCATCTTGCGACCGAAGCCGGCCTCAAGATCATGGCCGACGGCGGCAATGCCTTCGACGCGGCGGTGGCAGTGGCCGCCACGCTGGCCGTCGTGGAGCCGCAAAGCTCCGGCATCGGCGGCGGCTTCTTCATGTTGATTCACCGCGCCTCGGATGGTCACGAGGTGATGATCGACGCGCGCGAAACCGCGCCCGCGGCGGTCAATGAGGCGATGTATGTGGACGAGGACGGCCAACCGAATCGCGATGCCTCGATCAACGGACCGACCTCGTCCGGCATACCGGGCGAACCGGCCGGCCTCGCCTGGGTGGCCGAGCACTACGGCAAGCTGCCGCTGAAGACCTCGCTGGCGCCGGCCATCGCGCATGCGCGCGACGGTTATCGGCCGGACGCGCGCTTTCTGCGCGAACTCGAGCGGCGCAGCGAAGTGATCGCCCGTTATCCGGCGTCCGCCGCCATTCTGTTGCCGGGCGGCAAGGTTCCGCAGGCTGGCTGGACCTTCAAGCAAGCCGAGCTGGCAGGCACGCTGGAGCGTATTGCCGCCGATGGTGCCGATTCGTTCTACAAAGGTGCCATCGCACAGCAACTGGTCAAAGCGGTACGTGCCGCCGGCGGTAACTGGGTCGCCGAGGATCTTGCGAACTATCAGGTTAAGGAACGCGAACCGGTTGTCGTCAACTACGGCGACTGGCGCGTGGTCTCGGCGCCGCCGCCCTCGTCCGGCGGTGTGGCGATCGGCGAGATGTTCAATATTCTCAGCGGCTACGATCTGGACACCGTCGACGCGGCGCAGCGCTATCACTACATCATCGAAGCGATGCGCCGCGCTTTTCGTGATCGCAACGAATACCTCGGCGATCCGGATTTCGTGGAGATGCCGCTGCGGCAATTGCTGTCGCCGGACTATGCGGCCGGTCTGCGCGCCTCGATCCGCGCCGACAAGGCCACGCCCTCGGACATGCTGCCGTCCGTGCTGAGGCGCGATCCCGGCATGCACACCACGCATTTCTCGATCATTGATGCGGAAGGCAACATGGTGGCCTGTACTTCCACCGTGAACCTCGCGTTTGGATCGGGTTTCATCGCCGAAGGCACCGGCGTGCTGCTCAACAATGAAATGGACGATTTCGCGCTGGTGGCCGGCGCACCGAATGCCTACGGCTTGATCGGCAGTGATGCCAACGCCGTCGCGCCGGGCAAACGCATGCTGTCCTCGATGAGCCCGAGCTTCGTCATGGGGCCGGAACGCGTCGCGGTGCTCGGCTCACCCGGCGGTTCGACCATCATCACCCAGGTGTTCGAAGGCATGCTGGCCTTCATCGACGGCAAGAGCGCCGCCGAGATCACCGCGCAGCCGCGTTACCACGAACAGCACATGCCGGACCTGGTGTTCATGGAGCCGGGGGCCTTCGGCGACGCAGCCACCGAAAAGGCCTTGGAAGCGCGCGGGCATACGCTGCAGCCGCGTGGTCCCTGGGGCTTCATGAACGTGGTGACCTGGGATTTGAAGTCCGGTGAGCTTGAGGCAGCGAGCGATCCGCGGGGTGACTCGGGGCTGGGGAAGGTCGAATAAGCCAGGCGTATTGCTTTTGTTTCGCGCCAAGACGCCGAGGTACGAGCTTGCTCAACAGCCCCGCAGCTGAAATCGGGGCTGAACTGCCTTCTCTTCGGCATGAAGGCTACTCATGGTCATTTTCGATGTTCTCGAAAGTGACCGAAATGTTGGGGTAGCACCCGTTTGCGAGCCAGCAGCTCATCGAATTGACGGCATCGGGGTCGATCGCTGATTCTTGGCTTCGGGGGTATGGGTATGGGAAAGAAGTCTCCGCCGGAGTTTTTCTCGGGCGATGAAGGGGGGAGCGCTCGGCGCGCGCGCTGGGCATTCGGGGAATTCGAGTTGGACGAGACGCGGCGCGAGCTCTGCTTCCGCGGTCAGGTCGTGACGCTGGAGCCCAAGCCATTCAACCTGTTGATGCTGTTCCTGCGCCATCAGGCCGAGCTGATCACCAAGGATGATTTGATCGACGCGCTCTGGGCCGGGCGTATCGTCACTGAATCGGTCCTCACGCGTTGCGTCGCCAAGCTTCGGCAGTCGCTGAACGACGATACCCAGGAGTGGATCAAGACCGTTCACGGTTACGGCTATCGTTTCGATGCGCCGGTCACGCTGCTGAACGAAGAAGCCGGCGCGAGCGCGGCGGCCAAGGTCGATCTGGTTGCCGGGGCGGCTGTGCCGCTGCGCGGTAACTGGCGCCTGCTTCGTCGCCTCGGCCGGTCCGGCGATGCCTGGCTGGCCGAGCACGCCAAGACACGGGCGCAGCGTGTCTACAAGTTCACGAATGACCCGCGCGCGCTGCCTGGCCTCAAGCGCGAGGTCACGATCTTCCGCCTGCTCAAGGAAAGCATCGGCGATGCCCGATGCAGCGTCGAAGTCATCGACTGGAATTTCGATGAGCCGCCCTGGTTCATCGAGTCGGAATACTGTGTGGGCGGCAGTCTCCAGGAGTGGCTGGAGGCTCAGGGCGGGGTCCAGGCGGTGCCGCTGGCCGTGCGCCTCGACATCATCATCCAGATTGCCGAGGCGCTCGCCCAGGTGCATGCGCTGGGTGTGCTGCACAAGGATCTCAAGCCCGCCAACGTGCTGATCGTCCCTGAGGGCGTGGGCGGGGTCCGTATCCGCCTGGGTGACTTCGGCAGCGGCCGGTTGCTCGATCCGGCCCGG
Coding sequences within it:
- a CDS encoding RNA-binding S4 domain-containing protein; this encodes MQVIPFDLEGEFVELNQLLKLVGLCDSGGAGKAMVASGVVSVDGQIESRKTCKIRAGQKVHIGDACIEVRAAG
- a CDS encoding NYN domain-containing protein, coding for MASLPRLAIFVDVQNVYYTCRHTYSRHFDYNRFWAQATAGRELVSATAYATDRGDAKQRQFQNILRGIGFEVKLKPFIQRADGSAKGDWDVGITLDVIETAPEVDVVILLSGDGDFDQLAQRAIEKHGVRFEVYGVRELTAASLVHAASQFNPITQDLLL
- the ggt gene encoding gamma-glutamyltransferase; protein product: MALCSACSVFRFGDSRVRSLWPQCLFVLLFPLVACAAAEVQSGPGRAAVASAHHLATEAGLKIMADGGNAFDAAVAVAATLAVVEPQSSGIGGGFFMLIHRASDGHEVMIDARETAPAAVNEAMYVDEDGQPNRDASINGPTSSGIPGEPAGLAWVAEHYGKLPLKTSLAPAIAHARDGYRPDARFLRELERRSEVIARYPASAAILLPGGKVPQAGWTFKQAELAGTLERIAADGADSFYKGAIAQQLVKAVRAAGGNWVAEDLANYQVKEREPVVVNYGDWRVVSAPPPSSGGVAIGEMFNILSGYDLDTVDAAQRYHYIIEAMRRAFRDRNEYLGDPDFVEMPLRQLLSPDYAAGLRASIRADKATPSDMLPSVLRRDPGMHTTHFSIIDAEGNMVACTSTVNLAFGSGFIAEGTGVLLNNEMDDFALVAGAPNAYGLIGSDANAVAPGKRMLSSMSPSFVMGPERVAVLGSPGGSTIITQVFEGMLAFIDGKSAAEITAQPRYHEQHMPDLVFMEPGAFGDAATEKALEARGHTLQPRGPWGFMNVVTWDLKSGELEAASDPRGDSGLGKVE
- a CDS encoding YdeI/OmpD-associated family protein → MATRDPRIDDYIGRSAPFAQPILRHLRDCVHSACPDVRETIKWSAPFFEYHGPLCHMAAFKQHCAFGFWKAKLVFEDQDSPPAGIEPAMGQLGRITELSDLPDEAVLRAWLHKAMRINEAGTPSPNRSKAREPRALPELPDDLAEALRNKPAAQACYEGFSPSNKREYLEWIIEAKRPETRAKRLETAVQWMAEGKTRNWKYVKC